One genomic segment of Paenibacillus sp. FSL H8-0332 includes these proteins:
- a CDS encoding pro-sigmaK processing inhibitor BofA family protein has translation MLRTVALSVLIISGALLILTVFRKRLGWSWLSVFGTHLILAALGIYIVNFSGVLTDLHIPLNPTTIGAVTILGLPGVVMLLGLKLTLF, from the coding sequence ATGCTAAGAACTGTTGCTTTGAGTGTACTGATTATATCGGGGGCGCTGCTGATCCTAACGGTATTTAGGAAAAGGCTGGGCTGGTCATGGCTGAGCGTATTTGGAACCCATCTTATATTGGCGGCGCTTGGCATTTATATTGTTAACTTCTCAGGGGTTCTAACGGATCTGCACATACCGCTTAACCCAACAACCATAGGTGCTGTAACCATTCTTGGGCTGCCGGGAGTAGTAATGTTACTGGGTTTAAAATTAACTTTGTTTTAG
- a CDS encoding response regulator, protein MEKKKVLIVDDQNGIRILLMEVFNSEGYATFQAANGKLALDIVRNESPDMVLLDMKIPGMDGLEILKHLKELNPAIKVIMMTAYGELDMIKEATKLGALMHFTKPFDIDEMRVAVNMHLHNKSVDQCS, encoded by the coding sequence ATGGAAAAAAAGAAAGTGTTAATCGTGGACGATCAGAATGGAATCCGGATTCTCCTCATGGAAGTATTCAATAGTGAAGGTTATGCCACCTTTCAGGCAGCTAACGGGAAATTGGCGCTGGACATTGTCAGGAACGAATCGCCGGATATGGTTCTGCTGGATATGAAAATTCCGGGGATGGACGGACTCGAGATTCTCAAGCATCTGAAGGAGCTTAATCCGGCGATCAAGGTCATTATGATGACGGCCTACGGAGAGCTGGACATGATTAAGGAAGCGACCAAGCTGGGAGCCCTGATGCATTTTACCAAGCCGTTCGATATCGACGAGATGCGCGTTGCCGTCAATATGCACCTGCACAACAAATCCGTTGACCAATGCAGCTAG
- the recR gene encoding recombination mediator RecR, whose translation MYYPEPLAKLIEAFTRLPGIGPKTAARLAFHVLNMKEDEVIDFAKALVSVKRNLHYCSVCCNITDTDPCRICQDKTRDASVICVVQDSKDLVAIERTKEFDGYYHVLQGAISPMEGLGPDDIRLKELLTRLSDERVKELIMATNPNIEGEATAMYISRLVRPFEIKITRIAHGLPVGGDLEYADEVTLSKALEGRRELF comes from the coding sequence TTGTATTATCCAGAACCGCTAGCCAAGCTGATAGAAGCTTTTACACGTTTGCCCGGTATTGGTCCGAAGACAGCCGCCCGGCTGGCCTTTCATGTGCTGAATATGAAGGAGGACGAGGTGATTGATTTCGCCAAAGCCTTGGTCAGCGTCAAGCGTAATCTTCATTATTGCTCGGTCTGCTGCAACATTACGGATACCGACCCGTGCCGGATCTGCCAGGACAAAACCCGCGATGCTTCGGTAATCTGTGTGGTTCAGGACTCGAAGGATCTGGTAGCTATCGAACGAACCAAGGAATTTGACGGCTATTATCATGTGCTTCAGGGTGCAATCTCACCCATGGAAGGCCTAGGACCGGATGATATTCGGCTGAAGGAGCTGCTGACCAGACTTAGCGATGAACGGGTGAAGGAGCTGATCATGGCTACCAATCCCAACATCGAGGGGGAGGCCACTGCCATGTATATCTCCCGTCTTGTCCGTCCGTTCGAGATCAAGATCACCAGGATAGCCCATGGCTTGCCTGTAGGCGGCGATCTTGAGTATGCGGATGAGGTAACCCTGTCGAAGGCGCTGGAAGGCCGTCGTGAGCTGTTCTGA
- a CDS encoding UDP-N-acetylglucosamine 1-carboxyvinyltransferase: MEKLMIGGGRPLEGVVTISGAKNSAIALIPAAILAESEVVLDNLPALSDVAVYSEILEELGASVSWTGSQMRINPSRIVSIPMPNGPVKKLRASYYMMGALLGRFKEATIGLPGGCNFEPRPIDQHIKGFEALGATVTNDHGSIHLYAKELRGAKIYLDVSSVGATINIMLAASRAKGSTIIENAAKEPEIIDVATLLNSMGAVIKGAGTETIRIEGVTEMHGCRHSIIPDRIQAGTYMIAAAATRGNVLIDNVIPKHLEALTAKLLEMGVDIEELDESIRVIGKAKYEPADVKALIYPGFATDLQSPMTSMLTQAEGVSVLSDFVYSNRFKHVPELVRMGAKIRVEGRSAIIEGGRLNAAKVKAADLRAGAALVIAGLTVEEGITEVTGVEYIDRGYDNLVSNLRSLGADVWRENE, translated from the coding sequence ATGGAAAAATTAATGATTGGCGGCGGACGTCCGCTAGAGGGCGTTGTAACCATCAGCGGAGCAAAGAATAGCGCCATTGCGCTTATTCCTGCAGCAATTTTGGCGGAGTCTGAAGTTGTGCTGGATAATTTGCCTGCGCTTAGTGATGTTGCCGTTTACTCCGAAATTCTGGAGGAGCTTGGCGCGAGCGTGTCTTGGACAGGCAGCCAAATGAGAATTAATCCCTCCCGTATCGTATCCATTCCCATGCCTAACGGACCGGTGAAAAAGCTCCGGGCCTCTTATTATATGATGGGCGCATTATTGGGCCGATTTAAGGAAGCGACCATTGGACTACCCGGCGGCTGTAATTTTGAGCCCCGCCCGATTGACCAGCATATCAAAGGCTTTGAAGCGCTTGGTGCGACCGTTACCAATGACCATGGTTCGATTCATCTGTATGCCAAAGAACTGCGCGGTGCCAAGATTTACCTGGATGTATCCAGTGTCGGCGCCACCATTAACATTATGCTTGCGGCCTCCCGTGCCAAGGGCTCTACAATCATTGAAAATGCGGCTAAAGAGCCTGAGATTATAGATGTAGCTACCTTATTGAACTCTATGGGCGCTGTTATTAAGGGCGCCGGTACGGAGACGATCCGGATTGAAGGCGTAACTGAAATGCACGGCTGCCGCCATTCCATCATTCCCGACCGTATTCAGGCTGGAACATACATGATTGCTGCTGCGGCTACGCGGGGCAATGTGCTCATTGATAACGTGATTCCCAAGCATCTGGAGGCACTCACTGCCAAGTTGCTGGAAATGGGAGTAGACATAGAAGAGCTGGATGAGAGTATCAGAGTGATCGGCAAGGCCAAGTACGAGCCCGCCGATGTCAAAGCGTTAATCTATCCCGGATTCGCCACAGATCTGCAATCCCCGATGACCAGCATGCTGACTCAGGCTGAAGGCGTTAGTGTCCTGAGTGATTTCGTCTACAGTAACCGCTTCAAGCATGTTCCTGAATTGGTCCGCATGGGCGCCAAGATTCGTGTAGAAGGACGTTCTGCAATCATTGAAGGCGGCCGGCTGAATGCTGCCAAGGTGAAGGCTGCCGATCTCCGCGCAGGCGCAGCTCTGGTGATTGCCGGTCTTACTGTTGAAGAAGGTATCACCGAAGTGACAGGTGTAGAGTATATTGACCGCGGCTATGACAACCTCGTAAGCAATCTTCGCAGTTTGGGAGCCGATGTCTGGCGCGAGAACGAATAA
- the fba gene encoding class II fructose-1,6-bisphosphate aldolase codes for MPLVSMTDMLTKALEGKYAVGQFNINNLEWTQAILGAAEEEKSPVILGVSEGAARHMGGFYTVVKMVEGLIHDMKITVPVAIHLDHGSSFDKCKDAIDAGFTSVMIDGSHHPIDENIEMTKKVVEYAHAKGVSVEAEVGTVGGQEDDVIGGIQYADLNECVRIVKETGIDTLAPALGSVHGPYLGEPNLGFKEMEEIRDAVNLPLVLHGGTGIPVHDIQKSISLGTSKINVNTENQIAFAKVVREVLAAKPDAYDPRTFIAPGRDAIKQTVIGKIREFGSSNKG; via the coding sequence ATGCCATTAGTATCTATGACAGACATGTTGACCAAAGCACTTGAAGGAAAATATGCAGTTGGCCAGTTCAACATCAATAACCTGGAGTGGACGCAAGCGATTCTTGGTGCAGCAGAAGAAGAGAAGTCACCGGTAATCCTTGGCGTATCCGAAGGCGCAGCTCGTCACATGGGCGGCTTCTATACAGTAGTTAAGATGGTTGAAGGTCTTATTCATGACATGAAAATCACCGTTCCTGTAGCCATCCACTTGGACCACGGTTCAAGCTTTGACAAATGTAAAGATGCCATTGATGCCGGATTCACTTCCGTAATGATCGACGGCTCCCACCACCCAATCGACGAGAACATTGAAATGACTAAAAAAGTCGTTGAATATGCTCACGCTAAAGGTGTTTCTGTAGAAGCAGAAGTTGGTACTGTAGGCGGACAGGAAGATGACGTTATCGGCGGCATCCAATACGCTGACCTTAACGAATGCGTACGCATCGTCAAAGAAACAGGCATCGACACTTTGGCTCCTGCACTGGGTTCCGTACACGGTCCTTACCTGGGCGAACCAAACCTTGGATTCAAGGAAATGGAAGAGATCCGCGATGCGGTTAACCTTCCGCTTGTACTTCACGGCGGTACTGGTATTCCTGTACACGACATTCAGAAATCCATCTCCCTGGGTACTTCCAAGATCAACGTTAACACTGAGAACCAAATCGCGTTCGCTAAGGTTGTCCGCGAAGTTCTTGCTGCTAAACCTGATGCTTACGATCCGCGTACATTCATCGCACCGGGCCGCGATGCTATCAAGCAGACTGTTATCGGCAAAATCCGCGAATTCGGATCCAGCAACAAAGGCTAA
- a CDS encoding YbaB/EbfC family nucleoid-associated protein gives MNNMNQMMKQVKKMQEQMLKAQEELGGKTIEGSSGGGVVTVQVNGHKKLLSIQIKPEVVDPEDIEMLQDLVITAVNDALTQAEDLANNDMGKFTGGMKIPGLF, from the coding sequence ATGAATAATATGAACCAAATGATGAAGCAGGTTAAAAAAATGCAGGAGCAGATGCTCAAAGCCCAGGAAGAGCTAGGCGGCAAGACTATTGAGGGTTCTTCCGGCGGCGGCGTGGTTACCGTTCAGGTGAACGGCCACAAGAAATTGCTGTCCATTCAGATCAAACCGGAGGTTGTTGATCCGGAGGATATCGAGATGCTGCAGGATCTGGTGATCACTGCTGTTAATGATGCTCTTACCCAGGCTGAAGATTTGGCTAATAACGATATGGGTAAATTCACCGGCGGAATGAAGATCCCTGGTTTATTCTAG
- a CDS encoding CTP synthase, whose translation MTKYIFVTGGVVSSLGKGITAASLGRLLKNRGLKVTIQKFDPYINVDPGTMSPYQHGEVFVTDDGAETDLDLGHYERFIDINLSKNSNVTTGKIYSSVISKERRGEYLGGTVQVIPHITNEIKERVFRAGRETGSDVVITEIGGTVGDIESLPFMEAIRQIKSDIGRENVMYIHVTLIPYIKAAGEVKTKPTQHSVKELRSIGIQPNVIVCRTEYPLTDDMKAKLALFCDIDANAVVECRDASTLYEVPLNLRDEGLDEIVVNHLKLTTPAPDMREWESMLERIQKLERTVEIAIVGKYVALHDAYLSVVESLSHAGFASNAEVKLRWVDAELVTDANVDELLGGIGGILVPGGFGDRGIEGKISAIRYAREQSIPFFGICLGMQVSVIEYGRSVLGLAGANSSEIDPTTQHPLIDLLPEQKDIEDMGGTMRLGLYPCKLLPDSLAMSCYDDELVYERHRHRYEFNNAYRDEMEKAGLVISGTSPDGRLVEIVELPGHPWFLSVQFHPEFTSRPNRPQPLFREFVKASLTHSEQI comes from the coding sequence GTGACAAAGTATATTTTCGTAACGGGTGGCGTTGTGTCTTCCCTTGGCAAAGGCATTACCGCTGCTTCGCTGGGCAGACTGCTCAAGAACAGAGGTCTCAAGGTAACGATCCAGAAATTCGATCCTTACATTAACGTGGACCCGGGAACAATGAGTCCTTATCAGCACGGGGAAGTATTCGTGACCGATGACGGCGCGGAAACCGACCTCGACCTTGGGCATTACGAGCGGTTTATTGACATTAATCTGTCGAAGAACAGCAACGTAACGACAGGCAAAATCTATTCCTCGGTCATCAGCAAAGAACGCCGCGGAGAATATCTGGGAGGAACCGTACAGGTTATCCCGCATATTACGAACGAAATCAAGGAACGCGTATTCCGCGCCGGCCGTGAGACAGGCTCTGATGTAGTGATTACTGAAATCGGCGGCACCGTGGGTGATATCGAGAGTCTGCCGTTCATGGAGGCCATCCGTCAGATCAAGAGCGATATCGGCCGGGAGAATGTCATGTACATTCACGTGACCCTGATTCCTTATATCAAAGCAGCCGGAGAAGTAAAAACAAAGCCGACACAGCATAGCGTCAAGGAGCTGCGCAGCATCGGGATTCAGCCCAATGTGATCGTATGCCGTACCGAATATCCGTTGACCGACGATATGAAAGCCAAATTAGCTCTATTCTGTGATATCGATGCGAACGCCGTTGTAGAATGCCGCGATGCCTCGACGCTGTATGAGGTGCCGCTGAATCTGCGCGACGAAGGATTGGATGAGATTGTCGTCAATCACTTGAAGCTGACTACTCCTGCACCGGATATGCGTGAATGGGAGAGCATGCTGGAGCGGATTCAGAAGCTGGAGCGTACGGTTGAGATTGCCATCGTCGGCAAGTATGTGGCGCTTCACGATGCTTACCTGAGTGTGGTTGAATCTTTGTCCCATGCCGGATTTGCTTCCAATGCCGAAGTGAAGCTCCGGTGGGTAGATGCAGAGCTGGTGACCGATGCGAATGTGGACGAGCTGCTGGGCGGCATCGGCGGCATTCTCGTTCCAGGCGGCTTCGGCGACCGGGGAATCGAAGGCAAGATCTCAGCGATCCGCTATGCGCGGGAGCAGTCCATTCCGTTCTTCGGCATTTGCCTGGGAATGCAGGTGTCCGTCATCGAATACGGCCGTTCCGTGCTGGGACTGGCGGGAGCGAATAGCTCCGAGATCGATCCTACGACGCAGCATCCGCTGATTGACCTCCTGCCGGAGCAGAAGGATATCGAAGATATGGGCGGCACTATGCGCCTCGGACTGTATCCCTGCAAGCTTTTACCGGATTCACTTGCTATGTCCTGCTACGACGATGAGCTGGTCTATGAGCGTCACCGTCACCGGTATGAGTTCAACAATGCTTACCGTGATGAGATGGAGAAGGCAGGTCTGGTCATTTCCGGAACCTCTCCTGACGGTCGTCTGGTGGAGATTGTCGAGCTGCCGGGTCACCCTTGGTTCCTCTCCGTGCAATTCCACCCGGAATTCACGTCCCGCCCGAACCGTCCACAGCCGCTGTTCCGTGAATTTGTCAAAGCTTCGCTTACACATTCCGAGCAAATCTAA
- the rho gene encoding transcription termination factor Rho, whose product MDLQISDLEEMKLTDLYKLAKKYQIPYYGTLKKRELIFAILRAQAEQSGLMFMEGVLEILPEGYGFLRPINYLPSAEDIYISASQIRKFDLRSGDLVSGKCRTPKENERYFGLLQVNAVNGENPATAAERLHFPALTPLYPQVKLPLETSPAHLSTRIMDLLAPVGLGQRGLIVAPPKAGKTLLLKEIANSISINNPEIALFVLLIDERPEEVTDMQRSVKGEVVASTFDELPENHIKVAELVLQRALRLVEHKKDVVILLDSITRLARAYNLVVPPSGRTLSGGIDPAAFHRPKRFFGSARNVEEGGSLTILATALIDTGSRMDDIIYEEFKGTGNMELHLDRKLAERRIFPAIDIRRSGTRREEVLLSKEELDTIWSIRKNMNESYDFVEGFLKKLRDTKTNAEFLASFDVAGGKDSSSASGTASKGGTSNSGSSARRTTRPKAPSVPTT is encoded by the coding sequence ATGGATCTTCAAATTTCCGATCTGGAAGAAATGAAGCTTACCGATCTGTATAAGCTGGCCAAGAAATACCAGATCCCTTACTACGGAACGCTTAAGAAACGGGAGTTAATCTTCGCTATTCTTAGAGCACAGGCAGAGCAGAGCGGTCTAATGTTTATGGAAGGCGTGCTTGAGATTCTGCCGGAAGGCTATGGCTTCCTTCGGCCGATTAACTACTTGCCGAGTGCAGAGGATATTTATATCTCCGCATCGCAGATCCGCAAGTTCGACCTTAGAAGCGGTGACCTGGTCTCCGGGAAATGCCGGACGCCCAAAGAGAACGAACGCTATTTCGGGCTCTTGCAGGTAAATGCCGTCAACGGCGAGAACCCGGCAACTGCAGCTGAACGGTTACATTTTCCGGCACTTACGCCGCTTTATCCGCAAGTCAAGCTGCCGCTCGAAACATCCCCAGCTCATTTATCGACCCGCATCATGGATTTGCTTGCTCCAGTAGGACTAGGACAGCGCGGTTTGATTGTAGCACCTCCCAAAGCAGGTAAGACGCTCCTCCTAAAAGAAATTGCCAACAGTATCTCCATTAATAATCCCGAGATTGCACTGTTTGTCCTGCTGATCGATGAACGTCCTGAGGAAGTAACGGATATGCAGCGTTCGGTTAAAGGTGAGGTAGTAGCTTCGACATTTGACGAGCTGCCGGAGAATCATATCAAAGTGGCTGAGCTTGTATTGCAGCGGGCGCTGCGGCTGGTGGAGCACAAAAAGGATGTCGTCATTCTGCTGGACAGCATTACCCGTCTCGCCCGTGCCTACAATCTCGTGGTTCCGCCATCCGGCCGCACACTTAGCGGAGGAATTGATCCGGCCGCGTTCCATCGGCCTAAGCGTTTCTTCGGTTCTGCACGTAACGTGGAGGAGGGCGGCAGCTTGACTATTCTTGCCACCGCACTGATTGATACCGGATCACGGATGGACGATATTATTTATGAGGAATTCAAGGGTACAGGGAACATGGAGCTCCATCTGGACCGCAAGCTGGCAGAACGCCGGATCTTCCCGGCTATCGATATCCGCCGTTCGGGTACGCGCCGTGAAGAAGTATTGCTTAGCAAGGAAGAGCTGGATACAATCTGGTCGATCCGTAAAAATATGAATGAATCCTATGACTTCGTAGAAGGATTCCTGAAGAAGCTGCGCGACACCAAGACGAACGCCGAATTCCTGGCCTCCTTTGATGTGGCCGGAGGCAAGGATTCCTCTTCAGCAAGCGGTACCGCCAGCAAGGGCGGAACCTCGAACAGCGGATCGTCCGCCCGCCGCACCACGCGGCCCAAGGCCCCTTCTGTGCCGACTACCTGA
- the dnaX gene encoding DNA polymerase III subunit gamma/tau codes for MEHIALYRAWRPQSFQDMVGQQHIIQTLQNAIREQRVSHAYLFSGPRGTGKTSAAKVLAKAVNCERGQGPEPCNECPSCLRITAGNIMDVQEIDAASNRGVEEIRDLRDKVKYAPTEVRRKVYIIDEVHMLTTEAFNALLKTLEEPPQHVMFILATTEPHKLPATIISRCQRFDFRRVSLEEQTGRLTEICQKEGITADADALQYIARLSDGGMRDALSILDQISSFTDGNVTYQQVLGMTGGIPSEQFARLANAILESDMGQLLELVEQMMHEGKSADKCLENLLYYFRDLLMIKMVPGADQLTDRVLNPADFRDMAEAFTRDRLFLIVETLSRYLGEMKYATHPQTIFEVALMKLCSGPQDAAASPAGVLAVNAAAPAAANGSPQVQSGELDQLRRQIAALEKKLEQAIQAGGVASGGREQPPPRTAAPSAPRVSSASKLPPQLDKYIAGKDSPDFSAVYKQWSLVLQGVKEEKVTVHAWFVDGEPVAVMEDAVLVAFKNTIHRDTTEKPANRQVIENVMAAKLGKPYRLVTMMMRDWNEAATKSASSASTEELRLEHEHESGEGKSEPWIDEAIQLFGEDLVVIKE; via the coding sequence GTGGAACATATCGCACTGTACCGTGCCTGGCGGCCGCAGTCGTTTCAAGATATGGTAGGGCAGCAGCATATTATCCAGACGCTGCAGAATGCGATCCGCGAACAGAGGGTTTCGCATGCCTATCTGTTCAGCGGACCGCGGGGGACCGGTAAGACGAGTGCAGCCAAGGTATTGGCCAAAGCAGTCAATTGCGAGCGGGGCCAAGGTCCTGAACCCTGCAATGAGTGTCCGTCCTGTCTGCGGATTACCGCAGGCAACATCATGGATGTCCAGGAGATTGATGCGGCATCCAACCGGGGCGTTGAAGAGATTCGCGATCTGCGGGATAAGGTGAAATATGCACCTACCGAAGTACGCCGTAAAGTGTATATTATTGATGAAGTGCATATGCTGACAACAGAGGCATTCAATGCCCTGTTGAAGACGCTCGAAGAGCCTCCGCAGCATGTGATGTTTATACTGGCGACCACCGAGCCGCATAAGCTGCCAGCTACAATTATCTCGCGTTGCCAGCGGTTTGATTTCCGCCGGGTCTCGCTGGAGGAACAGACGGGCCGCCTGACCGAGATTTGCCAGAAGGAAGGCATTACAGCAGATGCAGATGCTCTCCAGTATATTGCCCGCCTGTCTGACGGGGGGATGCGGGATGCGCTTAGCATTCTGGATCAGATCTCTTCCTTCACAGACGGGAATGTAACCTATCAGCAGGTGCTGGGGATGACCGGGGGAATTCCCTCCGAACAATTCGCGCGTCTGGCTAATGCCATTCTTGAGAGTGACATGGGACAGCTGCTGGAGCTTGTGGAGCAGATGATGCATGAGGGTAAGAGCGCAGATAAATGCCTGGAGAATCTTCTGTATTATTTCCGTGATTTACTGATGATCAAGATGGTGCCTGGAGCAGACCAGCTAACGGACCGCGTGCTGAATCCGGCCGATTTCCGCGACATGGCTGAGGCTTTTACCCGTGACCGGTTATTCCTGATTGTGGAGACGCTGAGCCGCTATCTGGGAGAGATGAAGTATGCGACCCATCCGCAGACTATATTCGAGGTAGCGCTGATGAAGCTGTGCAGCGGTCCGCAGGATGCTGCTGCTTCACCTGCAGGTGTTCTGGCAGTGAATGCAGCCGCGCCTGCAGCCGCGAATGGTTCTCCGCAGGTACAGTCTGGTGAGCTGGACCAGCTCAGACGGCAGATTGCCGCGCTGGAGAAGAAGCTGGAGCAGGCTATTCAAGCCGGTGGTGTTGCCAGCGGCGGGCGTGAGCAACCGCCTCCGAGAACAGCCGCTCCGAGTGCTCCGCGCGTATCCTCGGCCTCTAAGCTCCCGCCGCAGCTGGATAAGTATATTGCGGGTAAGGACAGTCCTGATTTTAGCGCGGTATATAAGCAGTGGAGTCTTGTTCTTCAGGGTGTGAAGGAAGAGAAGGTCACGGTACACGCGTGGTTTGTGGACGGTGAGCCGGTGGCGGTAATGGAAGATGCAGTGCTGGTTGCCTTTAAGAATACCATTCACCGGGACACGACAGAGAAGCCTGCGAACCGGCAGGTCATCGAGAATGTAATGGCTGCCAAGCTGGGTAAGCCGTACCGGCTGGTAACTATGATGATGCGCGACTGGAATGAAGCAGCGACGAAATCTGCGTCCTCGGCCAGTACAGAGGAGCTGCGTCTGGAGCATGAGCACGAGAGCGGCGAAGGCAAGTCCGAACCATGGATTGATGAGGCGATCCAGCTCTTTGGAGAAGACCTTGTTGTCATAAAAGAATAA
- the rpmE gene encoding 50S ribosomal protein L31 has product MQTAIQPKYNLTKVTCACGNTFDAGSTVQELRVEICSSCHPFFTGKQKFLDAGGRVDRFKKKYGI; this is encoded by the coding sequence ATGCAAACAGCCATTCAACCCAAGTACAATCTAACGAAGGTAACCTGCGCTTGCGGTAACACTTTTGATGCCGGCTCAACAGTACAGGAGCTTCGCGTCGAAATTTGCTCAAGTTGTCACCCGTTCTTCACCGGCAAGCAGAAGTTCCTGGATGCCGGCGGCCGTGTGGACAGATTCAAGAAGAAATACGGCATATAA
- a CDS encoding radical SAM protein: MYLVYADEQGNVYDHPELYALARSGDMIVEILEEELVPLPEGATLVGLPSTRAIGMNPETGEMLPLPAGSQAVGALLPQGYTRLCLPGYVKTDKTYKLPLFGYSAVVWKDGGFYVAADLTDDPEQWNPLNCDRDDVKTGVGDLTAKYPENRLYDHLSNCALEYECLTSSNTFLGRWEGAVPVSYSCNAGCFGCISEQPDDSGFVSPQTRMNFRPTANEVSQVMLEHLKTPESIVSFGQGCEGEPSTQAKLIIESIREVRSVTDMGYININTNAGLSDHIRGIVDAGLDLMRVSTISALDDHYNAYYKPRGYTLANVEKSLKYAASQGVYTSINYLIFPGVTDREEEIEAMVEFVRRTDLKLIQMRNLNIDPESYLELIPPARGEILGMKTMLEIFREELPEVVIGSFTHVPPAELARAKQRRVQL, encoded by the coding sequence ATGTATTTGGTATATGCCGATGAACAAGGAAACGTATATGATCATCCCGAGCTGTATGCCCTGGCCCGCAGTGGCGATATGATCGTTGAGATACTGGAGGAAGAGCTGGTTCCGCTGCCTGAGGGGGCCACGCTGGTCGGGCTTCCGAGCACGCGGGCGATTGGGATGAATCCGGAGACCGGTGAGATGCTGCCGCTGCCGGCAGGTTCGCAGGCTGTCGGAGCCTTGCTGCCGCAGGGATACACCCGTCTGTGCCTGCCCGGTTACGTCAAGACAGACAAGACCTACAAGCTTCCGCTCTTCGGATATTCCGCTGTTGTGTGGAAGGACGGCGGATTCTATGTGGCGGCTGATCTTACGGATGATCCGGAGCAGTGGAACCCGCTTAACTGCGACCGGGATGATGTGAAGACCGGCGTGGGGGATCTGACTGCCAAGTACCCGGAGAACCGTCTGTATGATCACTTGTCTAACTGTGCGCTGGAATATGAATGCTTAACCTCGTCCAATACCTTTTTGGGCCGCTGGGAAGGCGCCGTTCCGGTCTCCTATTCCTGTAACGCCGGTTGCTTCGGCTGCATCTCTGAACAGCCCGATGACAGCGGGTTTGTGTCCCCGCAGACGCGGATGAACTTCCGTCCCACAGCGAATGAGGTTTCACAAGTAATGCTGGAGCACCTGAAGACGCCGGAATCCATTGTCAGCTTTGGACAGGGCTGTGAAGGCGAACCGTCTACCCAGGCGAAGCTGATTATTGAATCCATCCGTGAAGTGCGCTCCGTTACCGATATGGGCTACATCAATATCAACACCAATGCTGGATTAAGCGATCATATCCGCGGTATTGTGGATGCAGGACTTGATCTGATGCGGGTCAGTACGATCAGTGCATTGGATGACCATTATAATGCCTATTACAAACCTCGCGGGTATACGCTGGCTAATGTAGAGAAGTCGCTGAAGTATGCTGCTTCACAAGGCGTATACACCTCCATTAACTATTTGATCTTCCCTGGGGTTACAGACCGGGAGGAAGAGATTGAAGCAATGGTGGAATTCGTCAGACGTACAGATCTTAAGCTTATTCAGATGCGCAATCTGAATATTGACCCGGAGAGCTATCTGGAGCTTATTCCCCCGGCCCGGGGTGAGATCCTTGGCATGAAGACCATGCTGGAGATCTTCCGTGAGGAGCTCCCGGAGGTTGTCATCGGCTCCTTCACCCATGTTCCTCCGGCGGAGCTGGCCCGTGCCAAGCAGCGCAGAGTACAGCTCTAG